The following are encoded in a window of Panthera leo isolate Ple1 chromosome B2, P.leo_Ple1_pat1.1, whole genome shotgun sequence genomic DNA:
- the PIR gene encoding LOW QUALITY PROTEIN: pirin (The sequence of the model RefSeq protein was modified relative to this genomic sequence to represent the inferred CDS: deleted 1 base in 1 codon; substituted 2 bases at 2 genomic stop codons) → MEGNMKKLFLLPKPSKDGVTAAVISGKVLGIKXKIYTCTPTMYLDFKLDYGEKHSQTIPKGXISFIYAISGNLYFGPYDAQQKIELHHTAMLREGASGPVENKDPERRHFILIAGEPVRETVVQHGPFVMNTTEEISQAILDFRNAKHGFERTKTWKSKIGN, encoded by the exons ATGGAGGGCAACATGAaaaaact atttttacttCCTAAACCCAGTAAGGATGGTGTGACAGCTGCTGTCATTTCTGGCAAAGTCCTGGGAATAAAGTAAAAGATTTATACTTGTACACCAACCATGTATTTGGACTTCAAATTGGACTATGGAGAAAAGCATTCTCAGACTATTCCTAAAGGGTAGATAAGCTTCATTTATGCCATATCTGGAAATCTGTATTTTGGGCCTTATGATGCacaacaaaaaatagaacttCATCACACAGCCATGCTGAGGGAAGGTGCCAGTGGCCCAGTAGAGAACAAGGATCCTGAGAGACGCCACTTCATCCTAATTGCTGGGGAGCCAGTG AGAGAAACAGTTGTCCAACATGGTCCATTTGTGATGAACACCACTGAAGAGATCTCTCAGgccattcttgatttcagaaatgcaaaacaTGGGTTTGAAAGAACCAAAACATGGAAATCAAAGATTGGAAACTAG